From one Felis catus isolate Fca126 chromosome E2, F.catus_Fca126_mat1.0, whole genome shotgun sequence genomic stretch:
- the LOC105261234 gene encoding LOW QUALITY PROTEIN: sialic acid-binding Ig-like lectin 8 (The sequence of the model RefSeq protein was modified relative to this genomic sequence to represent the inferred CDS: substituted 1 base at 1 genomic stop codon) codes for MLLLLLALLWGREGAEGQRGAGRGPQGDYWLQVQDAKGQEGLCVXVPCRCFYPQKGWSESTPALGYWFRKGAGVQQDVLVATNNPDGKVWQESQGRFRLLGNPQDYDCSLDIRDVRRGDSGTYVFRVERGPSVRYTYTRDQLSVRVTALTQTPDILISGTLESGRPSNLTCSVPWACAWGTPPIFSWTSAALASLGPKTHLSSVLTLTPRLQDHGTDLTCQVTLPGTGVTTMRTIHLNVSYSPWNLTVTVFQENGTGV; via the exons ATGCTTCTGCTGCTATTGGCCCtgctctgggggagggagggggccgagGGCCAgaggggggccgggagggggccaCAGGGGGATTATTGGCTGCAAGTGCAGGACGCAAAGGGGCAGGAgggcctgtgtgtgtgagtgcccTGCAGATGCTTCTATCCCCAGAAAGGCTGGTCTGAGTCTACCCCAGCTCTTGGCTACTGGTTCCGGAAAGGGGCCGGTGTACAACAGGATGTTCTAGTGGCCACAAACAACCCAGATGGAAAAGTGTGGCAGGAGTCCCAGGGCCGATTCCGCCTCCTCGGAAACCCCCAGGACTACGACTGCTCCCTGGACATCAGAGATGTACGGAGAGGGGACTCGGGGACATACGTCTTTAGGGTGGAGAGGGGGCCTTCTGTGAGATATACTTACACACGGGACCAGCTCTCCGTGCGTGTGACAG CCCTGACCCAGACACCTGACATCCTTATCTCGGGGACCCTGGAGTCTGGACGCCCCAGTAACCTgacctgctctgtgccctgggccTGTGCGTGGGGCACGCCCCCCATCTTCTCCTGGACGTCAGCGGCCCTCGCTTCTCTGGGCCCCAAGacccacctctcctctgtgcTCACCCTCACCCCACGGCTGCAAGACCACGGCACCGACCTCACCTGTCAGGTGACCTTGCCTGGGACCGGAGTGACCACAATGAGGACCATTCACCTCAACGTGTCCT ATTCTCCGTGGAACTTGACCGTCACTGTCTTCCAAGAAAACGGCACAG GTGTGTAA